Proteins found in one Neodiprion lecontei isolate iyNeoLeco1 chromosome 6, iyNeoLeco1.1, whole genome shotgun sequence genomic segment:
- the LOC124294974 gene encoding uncharacterized protein LOC124294974: MYINRRILCRIGTVRPCGYIATNHADSMKFYGVIVLLALVTFAHGLPTSTKTKRSISDNLVSLVESFQDTMKTGDEDLGIPVLEPFEADSIDISIDETSVALDGNLSNLKVAGLSHFSIDTLTFSLIGIRFTFAFTWPSITFSTGYSIDGTVSNDIAVYGNGNATGEITNLVVSGTAALSVSNSYLYIRSLTSEISVEDTEFAITGIWNDDDVSKLIGDVVSDIAPVLVEEYQDEITTAVNEVVTEYANDYLGTMTLADLIGLLG; the protein is encoded by the exons atgtatataaataggAGGATATTGTGTCGGATTGGAACAGTACGTCCCTGTGGTTACATCGCTACGAATCACGC AGACAGCATGAAATTCTACGGCGTAATTGTTCTCTTGGCGCTTGTCACCTTCGCCCATGGCCTACCTACCAGTA CGAAAACGAAGCGATCCATTAGCGACAATCTGGTATCGCTTGTCGAGAGTTTTCAGGACACAATGAAAACCGGCGACGAGGACTTGGGAATCCCTGTGTTGGAGCCCTTCGAAGCTGATTCCATTGACATATCTATCGACGAGACTTCAGTAGC ATTGGACGGCAATCTGAGTAACTTGAAGGTCGCGGGTCTGTCTCATTTCTCGATCGACACCTTGACGTTCAGTCTAATCGGAATCAGGTTCACCTTCGCTTTCACGTGGCCTAGTATCACCTTCAGCACGGGATATTCCATCGATGGCACGGTTTCGAATGACATAGCGGTATACGGCAACGGGAATGCAAC TGGCGAGATCACCAATCTAGTCGTTTCGGGAACCGCCGCGCTATCCGTGAGCAATTCGTATCTCTACATTCGCAGTTTGACGAGCGAGATCAGCGTGGAAGATACGGAA TTCGCGATCACTGGAATCTGGAATGACGACGACGTGTCGAAGCTCATAGGGGATGTGGTCAGTGACATTGCCCCAGTCCTCGTCGAGGAGTACCAGGACGAGATCACCACCGCTGTCAATGAAGTAGTCACCGAATATGCCAACGACTACCTCGGCACTATGACTCTGGCCGACCTCATTGGACTCCTCGGATAA